A window of the Emys orbicularis isolate rEmyOrb1 chromosome 1, rEmyOrb1.hap1, whole genome shotgun sequence genome harbors these coding sequences:
- the UNC50 gene encoding protein unc-50 homolog: MLPTTSVSSPNQGNGALNSRDAARHTAGAKRYKYLRRLLHFRQMDFEFAVWQMLYLFTSPQRVYRNFHYRKQTKDQWARDDPAFLVLLSIWLCVSTIGFGFVLDMGFFQMIKLLLWVVFIDCVGVGLLIATLMWFISNKYLVKRQSRDYDVEWGYAFDVHLNAFYPLLVILHFIQLFFINYVISSTSFMGYFVGNTVWLIAIGYYIYVTFLGYSALPFLKNTVILLYPFALLILLYVLSLALGWNFTKTLCTFYEFRVK, translated from the exons ATGTTGCCGACCACTTCAGTTAGTTCCCCAAACCAGGGCAATGGTGCGTTAAACTCCAGGGATGCAGCGAGACATACAGCGGGTGCAAAACGCTACAAATATCTAAGGAGGCTCCTTCACTTCCGGCAGATGGACTTTGAGTTTGCTGTTTGGCAGATGCTCTACCTGTTCACTTCACCACAGAGAGTTTATAGAAACTTTCATTACCGAAAACAAACAAAGGACCAGTGGGCAAGAGATGATCCTGCTTTCTTGGTATTGCTGAGTATCTGGCTGTGTG tctcTACTATAGGATTTGGATTTGTGCTGGACATGGGATTTTTTCAAATGATAAAGCTACTTCTTTGGGTTGTGTTTATAGACTGTGTAGGCGTTGGCCTTTTAATAGCAACTTTAATGTG gtttatttctaaTAAGTACTTGGTAAAGCGACAGAGCAGAGACTATGATGTGGAATGGGGATATGCCTTTGATGTTCATCTGAATGCTTTCTATCCACTTCTAGTCATTTTGCATTTTATCCAACTGTTTTTCATCAATT ATGTTATCTCGTCAACCTCATTCATGGGATATTTTGTTGGGAACACAGTATGGCTCATTGCAATTGGTTATTATATCTATGTAACATTTCTAGGGTACAGTG CATTGCCATTTTTGAAGAACACAGTTATCCTTTTGTATCCATTTGCACTCTTAATTCTGCTATATGTGCTTTCATTAGCACTGGGATGGAACTTCACCAAGACACTTTGTACTTTCTATGAATTCAGAGTGAAATAA